One genomic region from Dermacentor variabilis isolate Ectoservices chromosome 6, ASM5094787v1, whole genome shotgun sequence encodes:
- the LOC142585971 gene encoding popeye domain-containing protein 3-like isoform X1 codes for MDLLLMSSSYPKTAMIANASAQAYTIRNISIPGLFGDTTCDVWKQPQHVLFQLANTCFCVSYLAPNGRYGILFLHALLILGFLLNSTWAWNVICAPDMFSWSFSFMILNMVQTMFLLYTMRQVKFPRELEDIYVLMFQPLQVPRLLFKKLVSLEYAQICNLHAGEAYAMQNLTKTDRLGLLIAGKVSVLTDHHFLHYIHPREFLDSPEFESTRPGVDDKFKVSILAVTPCRYLFWQRSNLEYLLIKEPQLATVVSLLIARDITSKLYAMNEKIVTEKGSHLDIRLPSVTGSMTYRGQLSSPSQGNSITCSPVNAYKYNEVYTSQQTLVRETKKRLRRSRKWQASSE; via the exons ATGGATTTACTGCTCATGAG TTCGTCCTATCCAAAGACAGCCATGATAGCCAATGCAAGCGCCCAGGCGTACACTATACGCAACATTTCCATTCCGGGCCTTTTTGGAGACACAACGTGTGATGTTTGGAAACAACCACAGCATGTACTATTTCAACTGGCCAACACCTGCTTCTGCGTATCCTATTTAGCACCCAATGGTCGTTATGGGATACTGTTTTTACACGCCCTTCTTATTCTAG GTTTTCTGCTTAATTCCACATGGGCATGGAATGTGATATGTGCTCCAGACATGTTCTCCTGGAGCTTCAGTTTCATGATACTCAACATGGTGCAAACCATGTTCCTTCTGTACACCATGAGGCAAGTCAAGTTTCCACGGGAATTGGAAGATATATATGTCCTGATGTTCCAGCCTTTGCAA GTACCACGACTGCTGTTCAAGAAATTGGTGAGCTTGGAGTATGCCCAAATATGTAACCTTCACGCTGGAGAAGCTTATGCCATGCAAAACTTGACAAAGACAGATCGCCTGGGACTCTTGATCGCAGGAAA GGTCAGCGTGCTGACAGACCATCATTTTTTACATTACATACATCCCCGTGAGTTTCTGGATTCCCCTGAATTTGAATCTACTCGACCAGGTGTTGATGACAAATTTAAG GTGTCCATACTGGCTGTGACTCCTTGTCGATACCTGTTCTGGCAGCGTTCCAACCTGGAGTACTTGCTCATCAAGGAGCCTCAGCTTGCAACGGTTGTGTCACTGCTGATCGCTAGAGACATCACTTCCAAGCTGTATGCTATGAATGAAAAG ATAGTAACAGAGAAGGGATCACATCTAGATATTCGCCTTCCAAGTGTGACTGGTTCAATGACTTATCGTGGACAGCTGTCATCACCGAGTCAAGGAAACTCGATCACTTGTTCTCCTGTGAATGCTTACAAGTACAATGAAG
- the LOC142585971 gene encoding popeye domain-containing protein 3-like isoform X2, with amino-acid sequence MDLLLMSSSYPKTAMIANASAQAYTIRNISIPGLFGDTTCDVWKQPQHVLFQLANTCFCVSYLAPNGRYGILFLHALLILGFLLNSTWAWNVICAPDMFSWSFSFMILNMVQTMFLLYTMRQVKFPRELEDIYVLMFQPLQVPRLLFKKLVSLEYAQICNLHAGEAYAMQNLTKTDRLGLLIAGKVSVLTDHHFLHYIHPREFLDSPEFESTRPGVDDKFKVSILAVTPCRYLFWQRSNLEYLLIKEPQLATVVSLLIARDITSKLYAMNEKMGCAHFG; translated from the exons ATGGATTTACTGCTCATGAG TTCGTCCTATCCAAAGACAGCCATGATAGCCAATGCAAGCGCCCAGGCGTACACTATACGCAACATTTCCATTCCGGGCCTTTTTGGAGACACAACGTGTGATGTTTGGAAACAACCACAGCATGTACTATTTCAACTGGCCAACACCTGCTTCTGCGTATCCTATTTAGCACCCAATGGTCGTTATGGGATACTGTTTTTACACGCCCTTCTTATTCTAG GTTTTCTGCTTAATTCCACATGGGCATGGAATGTGATATGTGCTCCAGACATGTTCTCCTGGAGCTTCAGTTTCATGATACTCAACATGGTGCAAACCATGTTCCTTCTGTACACCATGAGGCAAGTCAAGTTTCCACGGGAATTGGAAGATATATATGTCCTGATGTTCCAGCCTTTGCAA GTACCACGACTGCTGTTCAAGAAATTGGTGAGCTTGGAGTATGCCCAAATATGTAACCTTCACGCTGGAGAAGCTTATGCCATGCAAAACTTGACAAAGACAGATCGCCTGGGACTCTTGATCGCAGGAAA GGTCAGCGTGCTGACAGACCATCATTTTTTACATTACATACATCCCCGTGAGTTTCTGGATTCCCCTGAATTTGAATCTACTCGACCAGGTGTTGATGACAAATTTAAG GTGTCCATACTGGCTGTGACTCCTTGTCGATACCTGTTCTGGCAGCGTTCCAACCTGGAGTACTTGCTCATCAAGGAGCCTCAGCTTGCAACGGTTGTGTCACTGCTGATCGCTAGAGACATCACTTCCAAGCTGTATGCTATGAATGAAAAG ATGGGATGTGCACATTTTGGATGA